The proteins below come from a single Chryseobacterium bernardetii genomic window:
- a CDS encoding DUF3472 domain-containing protein, with amino-acid sequence MAFNIDITQFPEYKDGDKVETNIVPDKDSVYVMVPWYVGKLLRPNIEVSSNATVAPISGSVTDFSQENIVYTVRAANGNKKEWKIALKWLEEPEPFPRNETQRRFEGETPKYKPIKFGLWGNAYSSGSGLGLSRSGNATTGYIQNNNSGPDPTGVHTIYFVARHAGELQLALAGRTGSGGTSPNGEQINVKAYINGLPAKDDNGTTDYNHSYRLIGKTTATDTVTLHRIIIPEIPAGNVGVQVKLEIRGVGLRPGSGNSSYYYRFYELWLNGWATRGDQGALFNGKKTGISFSYATPRDGIAAPSIHMNMTAPTGNMEYFYTEVTVPPGGDPLYTYYMTSGNGQGYAGIQTNSATERRFLFSIWAAIEESDPSALKVKYNPKIVRVCNQPQYRPGITYSVFGGEGTGGQSYLNVKWETGKTYKVLLRIRPHPDQVRFPNSTLYKAWFHNGTEWIFMCEWRRQEVLPGDKGVTQSTVKGPYWYTSAGHFIEDFNGQMGAAEHKAYFTNHWFITDQGQYVEPINYIFTGDQAQGRADVAGGVISSGEYANAIYMRSGGYFTDYTSFTNPFTKPSPAIKPQLDLIALNAMGTDDPSVDSKISPGERYTEK; translated from the coding sequence GTGGCTTTCAATATTGATATAACTCAGTTTCCCGAATATAAAGATGGAGATAAGGTCGAGACGAATATTGTACCCGATAAAGATTCTGTCTATGTGATGGTTCCTTGGTATGTGGGTAAATTGCTTCGTCCCAATATTGAAGTCTCTTCCAACGCAACTGTTGCCCCTATTTCGGGCAGTGTGACGGATTTTTCGCAGGAAAATATTGTCTATACAGTACGCGCAGCAAATGGTAACAAAAAAGAATGGAAAATAGCATTAAAATGGTTGGAAGAACCTGAGCCGTTTCCACGAAATGAGACGCAACGCCGGTTTGAAGGTGAAACACCCAAATATAAACCCATTAAGTTTGGCCTCTGGGGAAATGCTTATAGTTCAGGTTCAGGTTTAGGTCTCAGCCGTAGTGGGAACGCGACAACCGGCTACATTCAAAATAATAACAGCGGACCTGATCCTACCGGGGTACATACGATCTACTTTGTCGCACGTCATGCTGGAGAATTGCAGCTTGCGTTAGCAGGCCGTACCGGTAGCGGTGGTACCTCGCCGAACGGCGAACAGATCAATGTAAAGGCATATATCAATGGGTTGCCTGCAAAGGATGATAATGGGACAACTGATTACAATCATAGCTACCGTTTGATTGGCAAGACAACCGCTACTGATACAGTGACTCTACATCGTATCATTATCCCTGAAATTCCTGCAGGAAACGTCGGGGTACAGGTAAAATTGGAGATTCGTGGGGTAGGTTTACGCCCAGGTAGTGGAAATAGTTCATATTACTATCGCTTTTATGAACTTTGGCTCAACGGATGGGCTACCAGAGGAGATCAGGGTGCACTATTTAATGGCAAAAAGACCGGAATTAGTTTCTCTTATGCTACACCAAGAGACGGAATTGCTGCGCCATCCATCCACATGAATATGACCGCACCGACAGGCAATATGGAATATTTCTATACTGAAGTCACGGTACCTCCAGGAGGAGATCCATTATATACATATTATATGACCTCCGGCAATGGACAGGGATACGCTGGTATACAGACCAACTCGGCAACAGAGCGTCGGTTCCTGTTCTCGATATGGGCGGCAATAGAGGAGTCTGATCCTTCTGCATTAAAAGTTAAGTATAATCCCAAAATTGTTCGGGTATGTAATCAGCCACAGTATAGACCTGGTATTACATATTCGGTGTTTGGCGGTGAAGGTACCGGCGGGCAGAGTTATCTGAATGTTAAGTGGGAAACTGGTAAAACTTATAAAGTTTTACTTCGTATCCGCCCCCATCCTGACCAGGTACGATTTCCTAATTCAACTTTGTATAAGGCTTGGTTTCACAACGGTACCGAATGGATCTTTATGTGCGAATGGAGACGGCAGGAAGTACTACCTGGAGATAAAGGAGTCACACAATCGACAGTTAAGGGACCATACTGGTATACAAGCGCGGGGCATTTTATAGAGGATTTTAACGGACAGATGGGAGCCGCTGAGCATAAAGCTTACTTTACAAATCATTGGTTTATCACCGATCAGGGGCAATACGTTGAGCCTATTAACTATATCTTCACCGGAGACCAGGCGCAAGGAAGAGCCGATGTTGCTGGTGGTGTGATTTCATCCGGTGAATATGCCAATGCTATATATATGAGATCGGGTGGTTATTTTACCGACTACACCTCTTTTACCAATCCTTTTACTAAGCCTTCCCCTGCTATTAAGCCACAATTGGATCTGATAGCGTTGAATGCAATGGGAACCGATGACCCAAGTGTCGATAGTAAAATATCCCCTGGAGAACGATATACCGAAAAATAG
- a CDS encoding RagB/SusD family nutrient uptake outer membrane protein produces the protein MRLNIKNIKVGFAGLLAVVLLDGCKKLDRFPYDSISDDNISVGSAESITRGTYAKMKEEYYYKTIHQIGEYGGDNVSLSGTTSDELFNFYRYTRSANSYYTARVWLFTYQMIGSINSLLPVLENYAAPEAEKESINHLIGENLLLRASAYFNCNNIFGRQYLDAGGANNNLGIPIKTTNDIDYFPPRSTVAQVYDQILSDATRAASYMKRSGSTLPKNNNYASQEVAWAFLSRIYLYMGDWEKAGLYADSVINSGRYSLLQGEAYQKYAQHVPEANSETIWCIRMVKDADFKDYFMDEYSVGAMYSTIDQVGWGEMYPSESYLNLLRRNPNDLRFSFISNQPQSGQDLWMIYVVGNETAKTYNYVWKKVQRSGNDYTIVQDANQYSSPTVQKETTAEGNTQYYVMSGGTRYNVWIEPALIDRNGYPKRYIMKCSYQEQQSQLYSPVLFRLAEMYLTRAEAKWHRNDFSGAVADLNVIRTRANVPLKTVAQAGTNAEILQWILNERRLELAWEAQRKYDILRNQQVIDRRYPGSHLTGTNYPLEILPTDPRVVEYIPQSEIDAYPIPLTQNPVN, from the coding sequence ATGAGACTTAACATAAAAAATATAAAAGTAGGATTCGCGGGATTACTTGCTGTCGTTTTATTGGATGGATGCAAAAAACTCGACAGGTTTCCTTATGATTCGATCTCCGATGATAATATCTCGGTCGGCAGTGCAGAATCGATTACACGCGGTACCTATGCGAAGATGAAAGAAGAGTACTATTACAAGACGATCCATCAGATAGGTGAATATGGCGGCGACAATGTATCGCTTTCTGGGACCACTTCCGATGAGCTGTTCAATTTTTATCGTTACACACGCAGTGCAAATAGTTATTACACGGCACGCGTGTGGCTTTTTACTTACCAGATGATAGGTAGCATAAATTCATTGTTACCGGTATTGGAAAACTATGCGGCTCCTGAGGCAGAGAAGGAATCTATCAATCATCTGATCGGCGAAAATCTGTTGCTCCGTGCGTCGGCATATTTCAATTGTAACAATATCTTCGGCCGTCAATATCTGGATGCCGGAGGTGCCAATAACAACCTAGGTATTCCTATCAAAACAACCAATGATATCGATTATTTCCCGCCAAGGAGTACCGTAGCGCAGGTCTATGACCAAATTTTGAGCGATGCAACGCGGGCAGCGTCCTATATGAAAAGATCAGGTTCGACACTCCCCAAAAATAACAACTACGCTTCTCAGGAGGTTGCCTGGGCTTTCTTGTCACGGATCTATTTGTATATGGGCGATTGGGAAAAGGCCGGGCTGTATGCAGATTCTGTAATTAATTCAGGCAGGTATTCATTATTACAGGGAGAGGCATACCAAAAATATGCACAACATGTCCCAGAGGCAAATTCGGAAACTATCTGGTGTATTCGGATGGTGAAAGATGCTGATTTCAAAGATTATTTTATGGATGAATATTCAGTGGGTGCTATGTATTCGACAATCGATCAAGTGGGCTGGGGTGAAATGTACCCTTCCGAATCGTATCTTAATTTATTGCGCCGAAATCCAAATGATCTTCGCTTTAGTTTTATCAGTAATCAGCCCCAAAGCGGCCAGGACCTGTGGATGATCTATGTTGTCGGTAATGAGACAGCCAAGACATATAATTACGTATGGAAGAAGGTTCAGAGATCGGGCAATGATTATACCATTGTACAGGATGCTAACCAGTATAGTAGCCCTACCGTACAGAAAGAAACCACCGCAGAAGGAAATACACAGTATTATGTCATGTCTGGCGGTACACGCTATAATGTATGGATAGAACCAGCGCTGATCGATAGAAATGGTTATCCTAAAAGATATATTATGAAATGCTCATACCAGGAGCAGCAATCCCAGCTATATTCCCCGGTATTGTTCCGTCTGGCAGAGATGTACCTGACACGTGCCGAGGCAAAGTGGCATCGCAACGATTTTTCAGGAGCCGTGGCTGATCTGAATGTGATTCGTACGCGGGCAAATGTGCCGCTGAAAACTGTCGCGCAAGCAGGTACTAATGCGGAGATACTACAGTGGATACTGAACGAGCGCCGGCTGGAACTTGCATGGGAAGCGCAGCGAAAATATGATATATTGCGAAATCAGCAAGTCATCGATAGACGCTATCCAGGATCACACCTGACAGGCACAAACTATCCACTTGAGATTCTGCCAACAGATCCGCGCGTTGTGGAATATATACCGCAAAGTGAGATTGACGCGTATCCGATTCCGCTGACACAAAATCCTGTCAATTAA
- a CDS encoding SusC/RagA family TonB-linked outer membrane protein, with translation MKLTILLSLFFCLQVTGKTAAQIINLNVKSASMKSVLRNIQKQTDYSFVVQEELLEKANPITIKIEGKLLGEALSLLFASQPLDYDISNKVITLTEKNSVVTDKNLNLSNKILQQEIFRGRVTDEKGQPLPGATVKVKGSKIMAVTDQGGWFELTVSQGNAIVEIVYVGYQTQELRIRELKGPVVLRPKESMLDEVVTVAYGTQKKSSVTGSITTLKAKELTTVTSPNVNGMLQGKVAGVQVLNTSGRPGDPAVIRIRGKSSLGGDNTIEPLWVIDGVVSGTGAQLNPNEIESISILKDASATALYGSRATNGVVLVTTKSGRTGENTIAASSKFGIATQNLGNFHLMDGPELYAYSIAMKNALKDYPWLSDKDALLSHNTNWFNFATQTGTTQNHTVSHTLGTEKVRNFLSFDYYKESGTVRDYTFDRISFRDNIDYSFNDKLKVYLKVAGNYRTTDDRQQSIYSAMTYLPWDYPFNPDGSVRTGKETGMGTALDWHGRDMDNYLYNNQFNYEKNKQIGINGNFGFDYRLTDWLTFESNNSIGFRFSRGMVYTDPRAIGSEATGGAIENKEDLATTRYTNQLLRFSRVFETVHSINAFLGYEYSDYLYENTNAIGQSIPINSEVLDVAAKAYSVKGTKYENATRSMYFNTNYVYDNKYSAQFSFRRDGSSKFGPQNRYGNFWTVGAAWSMEKEDFIKSLSFVDLLKLRFSYGSIGNSSSLGNYSYLSVYALNRNYVGIPAAFPNVLGNSGLAWEKAYETNFAVDASLFKRLNLTAEYYVKNTSDLLYSRKLSALTGYNSRYENIGALRNDGIEVSLSGDIILTDRWKWSLGTNFGYNKNRITELANGNADQFPDDTSNKIFRVGEDRDTYYLPEWAGVDVYTGAPLWYAYDPQTGARSVVTDRAKATRVLAGSSTPKFTGGINSSLSYKHLTLSAIGVFASGNKIYHAARQFYDNDGAYPTYNAMSLSSNKDWVRWQQPGDIATHPQAVSGGNSSSNELSTRYLEDGSYFRLSNVTLAYDVSSALLQKIRLKNARFYVTGENLWTLTKFSGADVEAGIGKSNGTYATDIYPTVRRFSLGVNFSF, from the coding sequence ATGAAACTAACGATACTTCTATCTTTGTTTTTTTGCTTACAGGTGACCGGAAAAACGGCAGCCCAAATTATTAACCTAAACGTGAAATCAGCTTCAATGAAGTCAGTTTTGCGTAATATCCAAAAACAGACAGATTATTCGTTTGTGGTTCAGGAAGAACTTTTGGAAAAAGCCAATCCCATCACCATTAAGATTGAAGGGAAGCTTCTAGGAGAAGCTTTATCTCTTCTTTTTGCCAGTCAGCCACTTGACTATGATATCTCGAATAAAGTTATCACCCTGACAGAAAAGAATAGTGTCGTAACGGATAAAAACCTAAACCTGTCGAATAAGATATTGCAACAGGAGATCTTTCGGGGACGTGTGACCGATGAGAAAGGACAACCTCTGCCCGGAGCTACGGTCAAGGTTAAAGGCAGTAAAATTATGGCTGTAACTGATCAGGGTGGCTGGTTCGAACTCACAGTATCTCAAGGCAACGCTATAGTGGAAATCGTCTATGTCGGTTACCAGACACAGGAGTTACGCATCCGCGAATTGAAAGGCCCTGTCGTTCTTCGACCGAAAGAATCTATGCTCGACGAAGTGGTTACTGTAGCATATGGTACACAAAAGAAAAGTTCGGTTACCGGATCCATAACAACGCTAAAGGCGAAGGAACTAACCACAGTAACTTCTCCTAATGTCAATGGCATGCTACAGGGTAAAGTCGCGGGGGTACAGGTATTAAATACGTCCGGTAGACCGGGCGATCCTGCTGTAATCCGTATCCGTGGAAAAAGTTCGCTAGGCGGAGATAATACCATCGAACCACTATGGGTAATAGATGGGGTAGTTTCGGGAACAGGAGCACAATTAAATCCCAATGAAATCGAGAGTATCTCCATCTTGAAAGATGCTTCGGCTACGGCATTATATGGATCGCGTGCCACAAATGGTGTCGTGCTTGTAACGACCAAAAGTGGTCGTACGGGAGAAAATACCATTGCTGCAAGCTCCAAATTTGGTATAGCCACACAAAATCTCGGAAATTTCCACTTAATGGATGGTCCTGAACTGTATGCATATTCAATCGCAATGAAGAACGCTCTAAAGGATTATCCCTGGTTAAGCGACAAGGACGCATTGCTTTCCCATAATACGAACTGGTTTAATTTTGCCACACAAACCGGTACGACACAAAACCATACAGTTTCACATACTTTAGGAACAGAAAAAGTACGCAATTTCTTGTCTTTCGATTACTATAAAGAATCGGGAACGGTAAGAGACTATACATTCGACCGTATAAGCTTTAGGGATAATATAGATTATTCATTCAACGACAAGCTGAAAGTTTATCTTAAAGTTGCCGGAAACTATAGGACTACGGACGACAGGCAGCAGAGTATCTATAGCGCAATGACTTATTTACCTTGGGATTATCCATTTAATCCCGATGGATCTGTACGTACCGGGAAAGAGACCGGAATGGGAACAGCATTGGACTGGCATGGCCGGGATATGGACAATTATCTTTATAACAACCAGTTTAATTATGAAAAAAATAAACAGATCGGTATCAACGGCAATTTTGGATTTGATTACCGGCTAACGGATTGGCTGACCTTCGAGTCGAATAACAGTATTGGGTTTCGCTTTTCCCGCGGTATGGTTTATACCGATCCGCGTGCGATCGGTTCGGAAGCAACCGGTGGAGCTATCGAAAATAAGGAAGATCTGGCGACAACACGATATACAAATCAACTGTTGCGTTTTTCTCGTGTTTTTGAAACAGTACACAGCATAAACGCTTTCCTGGGCTACGAATACAGTGATTATTTGTATGAAAATACAAATGCAATCGGACAGTCTATACCAATAAATAGTGAAGTCCTTGACGTGGCGGCAAAAGCTTATAGCGTGAAAGGCACCAAATATGAAAATGCAACCCGATCAATGTATTTTAATACAAATTATGTCTATGATAATAAGTATAGCGCACAATTTTCTTTTCGCCGCGATGGTTCTTCAAAATTTGGGCCCCAAAATAGATACGGCAATTTTTGGACCGTCGGAGCTGCCTGGTCAATGGAAAAAGAAGATTTTATAAAATCCCTGTCTTTTGTAGATCTTCTTAAATTAAGATTCAGCTATGGTTCCATCGGTAACTCATCCAGCTTAGGAAACTATTCTTACCTGAGTGTCTATGCGCTCAACCGCAACTATGTAGGTATTCCAGCGGCATTCCCAAATGTACTTGGAAACTCTGGCCTCGCATGGGAAAAGGCATACGAAACAAATTTTGCTGTTGATGCGAGTTTATTCAAACGTTTAAATCTTACTGCTGAATATTATGTCAAAAACACTTCGGATCTCCTGTATTCACGCAAGCTAAGTGCGCTGACAGGCTACAATAGCCGTTATGAAAATATCGGGGCATTAAGAAATGACGGGATCGAAGTAAGTCTTTCAGGCGATATTATTTTGACAGATCGATGGAAATGGTCTCTAGGCACAAATTTTGGCTACAATAAAAATCGAATTACGGAGCTGGCGAATGGGAATGCCGATCAGTTTCCCGATGATACGAGTAACAAAATTTTTCGCGTAGGTGAAGACCGGGATACATATTATCTGCCGGAATGGGCGGGAGTAGATGTTTACACCGGAGCACCGCTTTGGTATGCTTATGATCCGCAAACTGGCGCCCGCTCGGTTGTAACTGATCGTGCAAAGGCGACCCGGGTACTGGCAGGATCATCTACACCTAAATTTACAGGTGGCATAAATTCAAGCTTATCCTATAAGCACCTTACACTATCCGCAATAGGTGTTTTCGCTTCAGGAAACAAGATTTATCATGCCGCTCGTCAATTTTATGACAATGATGGTGCTTATCCCACATACAATGCCATGAGTCTTTCTTCCAATAAAGATTGGGTGAGATGGCAGCAACCCGGAGATATCGCTACGCATCCCCAGGCTGTGTCAGGGGGAAACAGTAGTTCCAATGAATTGTCTACCCGCTATCTTGAAGATGGCAGCTATTTCCGATTATCAAATGTCACTTTAGCTTACGATGTATCTTCAGCATTATTGCAGAAAATCCGTTTGAAAAATGCACGATTTTATGTGACTGGAGAAAATCTGTGGACATTGACCAAATTCTCGGGAGCAGATGTAGAAGCCGGCATAGGCAAAAGCAATGGAACCTATGCGACTGATATCTACCCAACAGTACGTCGATTTTCGTTGGGCGTCAACTTTAGTTTTTAA
- a CDS encoding FecR family protein yields MKPKDITILFEKYLAGSVTPEELAKLLSYFELDEHSDKLKECILSQLEKPIPDIISQDKIDRLAQQLDSTILLSQPIRKGPARMHRLIRWLPAAMLIAVGAISYLLWTKKDGTSQHNIVRTEILSGTNRATLTLDGGKPIHLSESEAVLTNGKGFIGYGDGRSLIASDTVKWVTVTTPRAGQYQLVLEDGTRIWLNADSRVRYPARFTGNERRISVSGEVYLEVAKSQVRHSFIVETSRQIIQVLGTKFNVKAYPESEIQSTTLLEGAVKVKSKKYSKIQILKPGQQLKTSIDGLTSLQQVDAEDYAGWTNGQIMLNSLTLSEVTRELERWYDVQFEAIPDGIAQKKVFGSLKRNLPLKDVLKALEVNYNIAFAVNERRVYIKRK; encoded by the coding sequence TTGAAACCTAAAGATATAACTATATTATTTGAGAAATATTTGGCCGGATCTGTGACGCCGGAGGAGTTAGCAAAACTGTTGAGTTACTTTGAATTGGACGAACATAGTGATAAGCTTAAGGAATGTATCCTTTCCCAGCTTGAAAAACCTATTCCAGATATTATTTCACAGGATAAAATTGATCGATTGGCTCAACAGCTGGACAGTACTATCCTATTATCTCAGCCTATTAGGAAAGGTCCCGCCCGCATGCATAGATTAATCCGATGGTTACCTGCCGCTATGTTAATTGCGGTTGGAGCAATCTCTTATCTGTTGTGGACAAAAAAGGATGGAACATCTCAGCACAATATTGTCAGAACAGAGATACTTTCTGGCACAAATCGAGCTACTCTTACACTAGATGGAGGTAAACCTATACATCTAAGCGAATCGGAGGCAGTCCTTACAAATGGGAAAGGTTTTATCGGTTACGGCGATGGTAGATCACTTATTGCTTCTGATACGGTTAAATGGGTGACCGTAACCACACCAAGGGCCGGACAATATCAGCTGGTATTAGAAGATGGCACCCGCATCTGGCTTAATGCAGATTCAAGAGTAAGGTATCCTGCTCGATTTACCGGTAATGAGCGGCGTATATCAGTCAGTGGTGAAGTATATCTGGAAGTTGCCAAAAGCCAGGTTCGCCATTCTTTTATTGTTGAAACCAGCAGGCAGATTATCCAGGTATTGGGTACCAAGTTTAATGTGAAAGCATATCCCGAAAGTGAAATCCAATCAACTACGCTATTGGAAGGTGCTGTAAAAGTGAAAAGCAAGAAATATAGCAAAATACAGATTTTAAAGCCCGGTCAACAGTTAAAAACATCCATTGATGGACTAACATCGCTACAGCAAGTGGATGCCGAAGATTATGCTGGGTGGACAAATGGGCAAATTATGCTGAATAGCCTGACGCTGAGCGAAGTGACCCGAGAATTGGAACGCTGGTATGATGTGCAATTTGAGGCAATACCAGATGGTATTGCGCAGAAAAAAGTATTTGGATCACTCAAACGTAACCTACCTCTAAAAGATGTGTTAAAAGCCTTGGAAGTAAACTATAATATAGCATTTGCAGTAAATGAAAGGAGGGTATATATAAAAAGAAAATAA
- a CDS encoding RNA polymerase sigma factor gives MKTIPPIDEKGLLLRLHKGDRYAFEQLYNAYKKNILGHLLFLFKSEELAQDIAQETFMAVWESCRQIDPDKNFKSYLYTIATNKAYDLFRKANSDKSLYDTLAVVTEQSDNHVYDNIIKKERSEQLHQILSKMPAQQRLVFRMAKLEGYSYEEIAKQVGITRHTVNTHIKRANAFLKEQVIKNPELFLLLMVLSCTTQANKLH, from the coding sequence ATGAAAACTATCCCACCTATAGATGAAAAGGGATTACTTTTGAGGCTTCATAAAGGAGATAGATACGCTTTTGAGCAATTATATAATGCGTATAAAAAAAACATCCTTGGTCATTTACTTTTTCTATTTAAATCCGAAGAACTAGCGCAGGATATCGCTCAGGAAACATTTATGGCTGTTTGGGAAAGTTGCCGGCAGATCGATCCTGATAAAAACTTTAAATCCTACCTTTATACGATTGCTACCAATAAAGCATATGATCTATTTCGGAAGGCCAATTCTGATAAATCTCTTTACGATACGTTGGCTGTGGTTACCGAACAAAGCGACAATCACGTCTATGATAACATTATCAAAAAGGAACGTTCTGAACAGCTACACCAGATATTATCCAAAATGCCCGCACAACAGCGACTTGTATTCCGAATGGCAAAGTTAGAAGGATATAGTTATGAGGAAATCGCGAAACAAGTCGGTATCACCCGCCATACTGTCAACACCCATATAAAACGTGCAAACGCTTTTCTGAAAGAACAAGTTATCAAGAATCCTGAATTATTTCTACTTCTCATGGTATTGAGCTGTACTACCCAAGCAAACAAGCTGCATTAG
- a CDS encoding Na+/H+ antiporter, with protein MEEKFIFYLILAVLITLLIILARKIRIAYPILLVLAGLAVSFIPSVPVITIDPELIFIIFLPPLLYESAWNISWKELWKWRRIISSFAFLVVFFTAFAVGVTAWYFIPGFTLALGFLLGGIVSPPDAVSAGAILKNVKIPKSSAAILEGESLLNDASSLIIFHFAIAAVMTGHFVWYEALGSFFWMVIGGVGIGILTGKIFMEVHKKLDTDVNIDTILTLIAPYIMYLAAEETHASGVLSVVSGGLFLSYNQHKFLSSSSRLRTISVWNCLGFILNGTVFMMIGLDLPQIIAELENVSISKAIGYGVLITGVVILIRFISSYAAVIATFIARKFMTVAAAQNHGWQFPVFFGWSGMRGVVSLAAALSIPVYMDNGQLFPERSLILFVTFVVILLTLVVQGLTLPLLIKKLNLPSEENEMSEEQISASLFKEMTVETVHYLQDKYGDKIQDYPHVMNMVAKWEKKYNDVENVCRTAPSKNLYIDLLEFQRRWLLKKNAEYKDLDEDIIKKHLMRLDLEEERLQYSSF; from the coding sequence ATGGAAGAAAAATTTATTTTTTATCTGATCCTTGCAGTATTGATTACTCTTTTGATTATTCTGGCAAGAAAGATCAGGATCGCTTATCCTATTTTACTGGTATTGGCAGGATTAGCTGTTAGCTTCATTCCCAGTGTCCCGGTTATAACAATTGATCCCGAGCTAATTTTCATTATATTCCTACCTCCCCTGCTCTACGAATCAGCATGGAATATTTCATGGAAAGAGCTGTGGAAATGGCGCAGGATTATCAGCAGTTTTGCCTTTTTGGTTGTATTCTTCACTGCCTTCGCAGTTGGAGTTACCGCTTGGTATTTTATTCCCGGTTTTACCCTGGCCCTGGGTTTTTTATTGGGTGGAATTGTATCGCCGCCGGATGCCGTAAGTGCGGGGGCAATTCTTAAAAATGTGAAAATACCCAAAAGTTCCGCCGCTATCCTGGAGGGCGAAAGCCTACTGAATGATGCTTCGTCATTGATCATATTTCATTTTGCCATAGCCGCAGTAATGACCGGACATTTTGTTTGGTATGAAGCTTTGGGAAGCTTTTTCTGGATGGTGATCGGTGGCGTGGGAATTGGTATTCTGACAGGAAAAATCTTTATGGAAGTACATAAAAAACTGGATACAGATGTTAATATAGATACCATTTTAACGCTCATTGCTCCCTACATTATGTACCTTGCGGCTGAAGAAACTCACGCTTCCGGTGTATTGTCTGTTGTATCGGGAGGACTGTTTCTGTCCTATAACCAGCATAAGTTTTTGAGCAGTTCTTCCAGATTACGGACAATAAGTGTCTGGAACTGCCTGGGCTTTATACTAAACGGTACAGTCTTCATGATGATCGGTCTTGACCTTCCCCAGATTATTGCAGAGCTTGAAAATGTAAGCATTTCAAAAGCTATCGGATATGGTGTCTTGATTACCGGCGTTGTAATACTTATCCGGTTTATCTCTTCTTATGCCGCCGTAATTGCGACATTCATTGCAAGAAAATTTATGACGGTCGCAGCTGCCCAGAACCACGGATGGCAATTCCCGGTTTTCTTTGGCTGGTCAGGGATGCGCGGAGTGGTTTCTTTAGCTGCAGCACTTTCTATTCCGGTTTATATGGATAACGGTCAGCTTTTCCCGGAAAGAAGCCTCATTTTATTTGTCACTTTTGTAGTCATCCTATTAACTCTTGTTGTTCAGGGATTAACTCTCCCCCTTCTCATTAAAAAACTGAACTTACCTTCCGAAGAAAACGAAATGTCCGAAGAACAGATCAGCGCCAGTCTTTTTAAGGAAATGACAGTGGAAACTGTCCATTACCTCCAGGACAAATACGGTGATAAAATCCAGGATTATCCCCATGTCATGAACATGGTAGCAAAGTGGGAGAAAAAATATAATGATGTCGAAAATGTATGCCGAACTGCTCCGTCCAAAAATCTCTATATAGATCTTTTGGAATTTCAAAGACGATGGCTGCTGAAAAAAAATGCAGAATACAAAGATCTGGATGAGGATATAATAAAAAAACATCTGATGCGTCTTGATCTTGAAGAAGAAAGACTACAATATTCATCTTTCTAG